The nucleotide window ccgccgcatCCGCCACGCCCCCGATCCGCGCCCGCGCAGACCCCTCCGACGGGAGCATCACCCTAGTGCTGCGCATCTCGGGGACCCAAATCCCCCGGATAAAGACCCTCAACGAAGTGGGTGTAATGACCTGGGTGCGACGGAACACTTCCATCCCCGTTCCCGCGGTGATTGCCTACTCGGCGAGTCGGGACAATCCCCTCGGGTATGAGTTTACCTTGTTGGAGCGGGTGCCGGGTGTGTCTGTTGCGGAGGTGTATGAGGGTCTTgatgaggggaggaagaggaggttggtggagCAGGTGGCGGGGTTTGTGACGGAGTTGCATGGTAAGCCCTGGACGGGGGGGTATGTGGGTGGACTGCAATTAGCAGcctgtggtggtgatgatggggaggaggaggaggaggggatggagatagTGCGTGGACCGCCTATTGAGGAGACGTATTGGCAGACGCAGGATGTGGAGACATATTGGGCTGGAATGGGTGAAACGCTGGAAACGCTGAATCCGTTCAAGAGTGATGGGTATGCGAGTTACACGGAGTATAATATTGCGTGTTTGGAGCGGTATATCCATGCCATTAgcattcatccatcattaTCGACACATAGGGATTTAATCCCCCGGTTGGAGCAGTTCATCTCAGTTATTGGGTCTGATGACAAGTTGACTGATGTGCCTTATGTGTTGGCTCACAAAGACCTTCATTTCGCCAACATCATGTGCGATCCATCGTCTCCCGAATGTCCCATCACCGGCATCCTGGACTGGGAGTTCGCGAGCGTGGTGCCGGCGCCGCGATGGAATCCGGTGCGGGCGTTCCTGTGGAACTATCGGTATGGGGTGGAGGATAAGGCAGAGAGGGATcggttggagggggtgttTGAGGAGGTGTGTAAGAGTAGGGGGCAGGGGTGGGTGTTGGAAGGGATGAAGTTGAGTAAGAGGCAGGAGGGGATGCAGAGGGTGGTGAATCATGTTAGGGCTATTGTGGAGGTGGGTGTGAAGGGGGcgggggaggaaaaggaggggaaggtgagggggtggagcGAGAtagtggaggagggattgaagTTATTCAATGTGTGAGTAGTCATGGGATGTGTGTATACTACTTATGTACCTCTAGCAGCTCAAAATTGAATGTACATGCATTAACACATCATATACAACCCTCCATAATACATATACAGTAAGTATAATCACAACttcgcctccctctccaacttcttcaactccctcctcaaaATCTTCCCGGACGGATTCCTCGGAATACTCTCCACAAACCTCACAccccccctcaacctcttATATCCAataaccctcttctccacgaACTCCAcgatctccctctccaacccctcaccccccttcccaacaacatccccctTAACAACAACATAAGCCCTCGGCAACTCACTCCCCGCCAACCCACTCTtcaccccaacaaccccaacatcctTCACAGCCGGATGCCCCAGAACAATCCCCTCCAACTCGGCCGGCGCGACCTGGAACCCATTATACTTGATCAACTCCTTAACGCGATCGGTGATATAAAAGTTCCCTGCATCATCCTCGTACCCCACATCCCCAGTCTTGTAGTATCCGTCTTCGGAGAAGGATTCCTTATTCGCGGTGGGGTTGTTCAGATACCCGAGAAAGACGTTAGGGCCCTTCACCCAGAgttctttctctttgttATCTCCGTCGTGAATGGGATGGTATTTGGCTGTCATGTTGGGGATAAGTCGCCCGACGGAGCCGGGGTGGGTGTGGGCTTCCGACCAGGTCTATCTTTTGTTAACATTGTGGTGTGATgtgatggggggaaagagtGGGAATGTACCTGAAAATGAACAGCCGGCGCACACTCGCTCATCCCGTATGCCTGACGAACCACAAGACCCAACTTCTGCTTCGCAGCGTGGATCAAATCCACAGCAAGTGGTGCCGCAGCAGATACCACCATGCGCAAGGAAGAAAGGTCGTAGTTCTTAGTGGCAGCGTTGGAGACCAGCTCCAGAATGACGGGGGGCACGACGTAGGCGTACGTGATGCGATGGCGCTGGATGGTATCGCAGAACGAGGGGAATTGGAAGCGCGGGAGGACGTACATGGGTACGCCGGTGTAGACTGTGtagttgaggaggaagccgaTTCCTATGACCCAATTAATCAGTATATTGGCGGGAgggggaagtgggagggtgaggagagggaataCCGTAAATATGGAAGAATGGCAGAATGCCCAGAATGCGATCTTGGTTCCAGACCAGCTGGCCCTGCTCGGCAACGGCACTTTGCACCATGTTCGCGACCATGTTGCGGTGCGAGAGCATCACGCCCTTAGGTAGGCCGGTCGTTCCGGAGGAGTAGACCAGGAAAGAGAGGTCTTTTTCGGGGTTCTGGATCGGGGGACGGTGCGGTGCGACGTAGTCTGTGTCTTTGATAGTCGCCCATAGTGGATCTAGTTGATCGAGAAGGATGACACGGTCGCGGGAGAGGCCGGCACGGTCAATGGCTTCGTATACGATTGGGGCTTGCGCGGTGGTAGTGACGATGGCTTTGGCGGCTGCATCGATCAACGGATGGCGCAGTTCTTCAGCGCGATAGCTGGGATTGACCGGGCAGACGACACCGCCGATGGCCAGAGTACCCCAGATCAGCGGGGGCAGGTCAATGGCATTAGgggcgaagacgacgagCACGTCGCCGGGTTGCCAGGACCATTTGgattggaggtggtggcCGAAGTGGAGGGCGCGTTGGCGGATTTGTTGGAAGGAGAGGCTGCGGTTGGAGAGGGGGTCTACGAAGAGGGCTGTATGGGATTAGAATTGTTGATATCTGGCATGATGCGATAGTGGAGAACGTACGGTGGGAGAGTGGATACGGGCGATCTGAACGCTCGAAGAGAAACGACCAGAGGTCGGTGGAGGGGATCTCCACGTCGGGGAAGGGAGATACGGAGATGGTAGCCATTGCGTAGCACAAGTCGAAGTTAGATGAAATGAATTGGGGCAGGGGACTGAaggaataataaatattggACTAGTTTGATTAAGCCCGGGGCTGTCATGCAAGAAAGTGGATCATATAGCTTCACGGGCCATCTCTTTGTTGC belongs to Aspergillus luchuensis IFO 4308 DNA, chromosome 3, nearly complete sequence and includes:
- a CDS encoding aminoglycoside phosphotransferase family protein (COG:S;~EggNog:ENOG410PMHG;~InterPro:IPR011009,IPR002575) — encoded protein: MTTTSTTPTMTTTSNLPPPLPSTSILNLLSNLSLPPPTTITPLPVSAAFHTIYLIQYSPSAAASATPPIRARADPSDGSITLVLRISGTQIPRIKTLNEVGVMTWVRRNTSIPVPAVIAYSASRDNPLGYEFTLLERVPGVSVAEVYEGLDEGRKRRLVEQVAGFVTELHGKPWTGGYVGGLQLAACGGDDGEEEEEGMEIVRGPPIEETYWQTQDVETYWAGMGETLETLNPFKSDGYASYTEYNIACLERYIHAISIHPSLSTHRDLIPRLEQFISVIGSDDKLTDVPYVLAHKDLHFANIMCDPSSPECPITGILDWEFASVVPAPRWNPVRAFLWNYRYGVEDKAERDRLEGVFEEVCKSRGQGWVLEGMKLSKRQEGMQRVVNHVRAIVEVGVKGAGEEKEGKVRGWSEIVEEGLKLFNV
- a CDS encoding uncharacterized protein (COG:I;~EggNog:ENOG410PGIY;~InterPro:IPR000873,IPR020845,IPR042099,IPR025110;~PFAM:PF00501,PF13193), encoding MATISVSPFPDVEIPSTDLWSFLFERSDRPYPLSHPLFVDPLSNRSLSFQQIRQRALHFGHHLQSKWSWQPGDVLVVFAPNAIDLPPLIWGTLAIGGVVCPVNPSYRAEELRHPLIDAAAKAIVTTTAQAPIVYEAIDRAGLSRDRVILLDQLDPLWATIKDTDYVAPHRPPIQNPEKDLSFLVYSSGTTGLPKGVMLSHRNMVANMVQSAVAEQGQLVWNQDRILGILPFFHIYGIGFLLNYTVYTGVPMYVLPRFQFPSFCDTIQRHRITYAYVVPPVILELVSNAATKNYDLSSLRMVVSAAAPLAVDLIHAAKQKLGLVVRQAYGMSECAPAVHFQTWSEAHTHPGSVGRLIPNMTAKYHPIHDGDNKEKELWVKGPNVFLGYLNNPTANKESFSEDGYYKTGDVGYEDDAGNFYITDRVKELIKYNGFQVAPAELEGIVLGHPAVKDVGVVGVKSGLAGSELPRAYVVVKGDVVGKGGEGLEREIVEFVEKRVIGYKRLRGGVRFVESIPRNPSGKILRRELKKLEREAKL